The Lycium ferocissimum isolate CSIRO_LF1 chromosome 10, AGI_CSIRO_Lferr_CH_V1, whole genome shotgun sequence genome window below encodes:
- the LOC132034955 gene encoding uncharacterized protein LOC132034955: MFDQQDEIHDWLRWAIDNDHVQDFSLQNFKNGLEVVPARLHSCKTLKILELRGQIRVNCPEVIFLPRLKTLSLITVHYKSGVMFGNTNWWQPTHVPGCVYSCLKGISVGSFDDDENEFAMLSYILENARVLQTVKLRASTRSTQAKSNRSLIFRVVCWNQHLAV; the protein is encoded by the exons ATGTTTGACCAGCAGGACGAAATTCACGATTGGTTACGTTGGGCTATCGATAATGATCATGTTCAAGATTTTAGTTTGCAGAATTTCAAGAATGGCCTAGAGGTTGTGCCTGCACGATTACACTCGTGCAAAACACTAAAGATTCTTGAATTGCGTGGCCAAATAAGGGTCAATTGTCCTGAAGTTATTTTTCTTCCAAGACTAAAAACTCTTAGTCTAATTACTGTTCACTATAAAAGCGGTGTGATGTTC GGAAACACTAACTGGTGGCAACCTACTCATGTGCCTGGATGTGTATATTCATGTCTCAAAGGCATTTCAGTTGGCAGTTTTGATGACGATGAAAATGAGTTTGCTATGTTGAGCTATATTCTTGAGAATGCCCGAGTTTTGCAGACAGTGAAATTGCGTGCTTCTACTAGAAGCACTCAGGCAAA GAGTAATAGAAGTCTTATTTTCAGAGTTGTCTGTTGGAATCAACACTTGGCAGTTTAG
- the LOC132034047 gene encoding PLASTID TRANSCRIPTIONALLY ACTIVE protein 6, chloroplastic: MSSTLLFSLPSKFSTFSTPLPSLSTPTLFTLSFSKLITNNPILFKASKRPDFRVFADDGDADGGGPDDYDMDEDEVEEADNKKDFDVDYDTLFGRGGDEIAMVHSSSFVFTQGWDSEKIVDYRINEEEFHKICLFDCDFFIRKPPDPDNDVYDFREMYVTPPDTDIYAIPRVLAPMPQKYIRCAMSDYGCYNVTEPPIDAPRDPMYKSEREVMKVFLTKHYRNRRAGDPEFALDFEEIYVIDSKTKSITRAKVVVTVPGGRSRDRKNDLLVIRDNGNSFKIIPSEERDDFTTVIEKEEWKKSRQDMERHLSKLRDFSVSNWF, from the exons ATGAGCTCTACTCTCCTCTTCTCACTTCCATCAAAGTTTTCAACTTTCTCCACCCCACTTCCTTCACTTTCAACACCAACCCTTTTCACCCTTTCCTTTTCCAAACTAATTACCAACAACCCCATTTTGTTTAAAGCCTCAAAAAGACCAGATTTTAGAGTATTTGCTGATGATGGAGATGCTGATGGAGGTGGTCCAGATGACTATGACATGGATGAAGATGAAGTAGAAGAAGCAGACAATAAAAAGGATTTTGATGTTGACTATGATACACTTTTTGGTAGGGGTGGTGATGAAATTGCAATGGTGCATAGTAGTAGTTTTGTGTTTACTCAAGGATGGGATTCTGAGAAGATTGTGGATTATAGGATTAATGAAGAGGAGTTTCATAAGATTTGCCtttttgattgtgatttctttatAAGAAAACCACCTGACCCTGATAATGATGTTTATGATTTTCGTGAG ATGTATGTTACACCTCCCGATACTGATATATATGCCATTCCCAGAGTTCTTGCACCAATGCCTCAGAAG TATATCAGGTGTGCAATGAGTGATTATGGGTGCTACAATGTCACTGAGCCTCCCATTGATGCGCCTAGAGATCCTATGTATAAATCCGAGAGGGAAGTTATGAAG GTATTCTTGACAAAGCACTACAGGAACCGCAGGGCGGGTGATCCAGAATTTGCTCTTGATTTTGAAGAAATATATGTTATTGATTCAAAAACCAAATCAATCACGAGAGCCAAAGTAGTC gtgaCAGTTCCTGGAGGAAGAAGCAGGGATAGGAAGAATGATTTACTTGTCATCCGTGATAATGGGAACTCATTCAAAATTATACCATCA GAGGAAAGAGATGATTTTACCACTGTGATAGAGAAAGAAGAGTGGAAGAAGTCAAGGCAAGACATGGAAAGACACCTTAGTAAGCTAAGGGACTTCAGTGTTTCAAATTGGTTTTAG
- the LOC132034048 gene encoding small ribosomal subunit protein mS80 (rPPR6): MWRPTILARRSFLSKLLSNQSLHGLQNNISKNQTLAPVTVSSFESSFRYYSHWVSSKSCLHQTTRLFSTTPSSDSSESESLGSVPIENDNKDTVFIDNLEVVSSESDEGFSGFGDNKVVMENDNKNTVFGDNLEVVSSVSNEGSSDFGDNNVVMEDGEEVEEVKELDLEKLESVLSLLQSSGSINGSIESSLEEIGLSLNEELVVKVLETPYIPGENLISFFKWALKKPEFSVTNRAVELLVTAVCIEGRNVYALWDLVKEIGEKEKGIVSAEILNELIALLSRLGKGKAAFEIFNKFGELGCAPNADTYYFTIEALSKRSIYDWASTVCEKMLNADMLPKGGEKVGKIVSFLCKGNKSRDAHLVYLSAKEKNISLPVSSIKFLISSLCRKDESVKLALEMLDEFPEKERKHAIKSFSYVINGLCRAKDVDIDEAKNLLLKMIDAGPPPGNAVFNTVINALSKKGEMGEARKLLKVMEVRGLKPDVYTYSVIMSGYTKGGEMEEARKILNEAKKKHSKLSPVTYHTIIQGYCKLEKYDKALELLGEMKEYGVQPNADEYNKIIQSLCLKALDWTTAEKLLEEMKENGLHLNAITKGLVRAVKELEQEEVGTNEIMTTA, encoded by the coding sequence ATGTGGAGACCAACGATACTAGCAAGGAGATCATTTCTCAGTAAACTTTTATCAAATCAAAGCTTACATGGCCTACAAaacaacatatccaagaatCAAACTTTAGCTCCAGTGACAGTGAGTTCATTTGAATCTTCATTTCGTTATTATTCTCATTGGGTCTCTTCCAAATCTTGTTTACATCAAACAACTAGGCTTTTTTCAACAACCCCATCTTCAGATTCTTCAGAATCTGAATCTTTAGGTTCTGTACCCATTGAAAATGATAATAAAGATACTGTTTTTATAGACAATCTTGAAGTTGTTTCATCTGAATCCGATGAAGGGTTCTCTGGTTTTGGAGATAATAAGGTTGTAATGGAAAATGATAATAAAAACACTGTTTTTGGAGACAATCTTGAAGTTGTTTCATCTGTATCCAATGAAGGTTCCTCTGATTTTGGAGATAATAATGTTGTAATGGAAGATGGTGAAGAAGTGGAGGAAGTAAAAGAATTAGATTTGGAGAAATTGGAGAGTGTGTTGTCTCTATTGCAGAGTAGTGGTAGTATTAATGGATCTATTGAGTCTAGTCTTGAGGAAATTGGGTTGTCTTTGAATGAGGAGTTGGTTGTTAAAGTGCTCGAGACGCCATATATACCTGGGGagaatttgatttcttttttcaagTGGGCGTTGAAGAAACCCGAGTTTAGTGTGACGAATAGGGCGGTTGAGTTGTTGGTTACAGCAGTTTGTATTGAAGGTAGGAATGTATATGCTTTATGGGATTTGGTTAAGGAGATTGGAGAAAAGGAGAAAGGGATAGTGAGTGCTGAGATTCTTAATGAATTGATTGCTTTACTGTCGAGGTTAGGTAAAGGAAAGGCTGCGTTCGAGATCTTCAATAAGTTTGGGGAGTTAGGATGTGCTCCGAATGCTGATACGTACTATTTTACAATTGAAGCTCTTTCTAAGCGTTCGATTTATGATTGGGCTTCTACTGTTTGTGAGAAGATGCTAAATGCTGATATGTTGCCTAAAGGTGGTGAGAAAGTCggaaaaattgtttcttttctGTGTAAAGGAAATAAGTCTAGAGATGCGCACTTGGTTTACTTGTCGgcaaaggagaaaaatattagTCTGCCTGTATCTTCTATTAAGTTTTTGATCAGCTCTCTTTGTCGCAAAGATGAAAGCGTTAAACTTGCACTAGAGATGTTAGATGAGTTTCCTGAAAAAGAGCGGAAGCATGCCATTAAGTCGTTCTCGTATGTCATTAATGGGTTGTGTAGGGCAAAAGATGTAGACATTGATGAGGCCAAAAACCTGCTCTTAAAAATGATCGATGCAGGACCGCCTCCCGGCAATGCAGTATTCAATACGGTTATTAATGCACTCTCCAAGAAGGGAGAAATGGGAGAAGCTAGGAAACTGTTGAAGGTGATGGAGGTTAGAGGTTTGAAACCTGATGTGTACACTTACAGTGTAATTATGAGCGGTTATACAAAAGGGGGTGAGATGGAGGAGGCTCGTAAGATTTTGAATGAAGCCAAAAAGAAGCACTCCAAGCTGAGTCCCGTCACTTATCACACAATTATTCAGGGTTATTGCAAGCTTGAAAAGTATGACAAGGCTCTGGAACTATTGGGAGAGATGAAGGAATATGGTGTTCAGCCTAATGCGGATGAATATAACAAGATTATTCAATCTCTCTGTCTTAAGGCTTTAGATTGGACAACAGCAGAGAAGCTGCTTGAGGAGATGAAGGAGAATGGGCTGCATCTAAATGCAATCACAAAGGGTCTTGTTAGAGCAGTTAAGGAGTTAGAGCAGGAAGAAGTAGGAACAAATGAAATAATGACTACAGCATAA